In Deinococcus puniceus, one genomic interval encodes:
- a CDS encoding FAD-dependent oxidoreductase: MTAAAAGQVWAHVGQSFSKTEYDIVVIGAGRMGAACALYLRQLMPGSKLLIVEQGGLPNEDGATILAAGVWTVQDIPEGKEGQLWTARADWTRAQLAVQDGIQFQTHLLLSLHSTGGPGRVRTAEALAASPGSLALLDADLLPFAEPDPTAATYRPGALAAAQAGAAVRAGADLMLNTGAHPIPGGVRLDRLTVTNTHQIVTHETHTIRAGFVVVAAGAEGPELLEQGLGIHTTHARAYRQTPRLNAPSEGGGESGADLSPVLRVNGLMVRPQNGGYTLYPRIHHRDPHGYVPTGGRLTGVPVGLRRETLEDWVGLMDALPVLGTEALETGRSLADVPGAWLALPRGQTDAPPLHQRVLPDVSLLLGGPLADTLGLAVAFDLAADYAGRSGRPWEEGNRVAHPPPPSLPPQG, encoded by the coding sequence ATGACGGCAGCGGCAGCGGGACAGGTCTGGGCACACGTCGGGCAATCTTTTTCGAAAACGGAATACGACATCGTAGTCATCGGGGCCGGACGGATGGGCGCGGCCTGTGCGCTGTATCTGCGGCAACTGATGCCGGGTTCCAAGCTGCTGATCGTGGAGCAGGGCGGCCTGCCCAACGAAGACGGCGCGACGATTCTGGCGGCGGGCGTCTGGACGGTGCAGGACATTCCAGAGGGAAAAGAAGGCCAACTGTGGACAGCGCGGGCCGACTGGACAAGGGCACAGTTGGCTGTTCAGGACGGGATTCAGTTTCAGACGCACCTGCTGCTGAGCCTGCACTCCACAGGGGGGCCGGGGCGGGTACGGACGGCGGAGGCTTTGGCCGCGTCTCCGGGTTCGCTGGCCCTATTGGACGCCGATCTGCTCCCCTTTGCCGAGCCTGACCCCACGGCGGCCACCTACAGACCCGGTGCGCTGGCGGCGGCTCAGGCGGGGGCAGCGGTGCGGGCGGGCGCTGACCTGATGCTGAACACTGGGGCGCACCCCATCCCCGGCGGCGTGCGCCTAGACCGCCTGACCGTGACCAATACGCACCAGATCGTGACGCACGAAACCCACACCATCCGGGCCGGATTCGTGGTGGTGGCTGCTGGAGCCGAAGGGCCGGAACTGCTGGAGCAGGGCCTAGGCATTCATACCACCCACGCCCGCGCCTACCGCCAGACGCCGCGCCTGAATGCACCCAGCGAAGGCGGCGGCGAGAGCGGGGCCGACCTCTCCCCCGTTCTGCGGGTGAATGGTCTGATGGTACGCCCGCAGAACGGGGGCTACACGCTGTATCCGCGCATTCATCACCGCGATCCACACGGCTACGTGCCCACCGGGGGCCGCCTGACCGGAGTTCCGGTGGGCCTGCGCCGCGAAACGCTGGAAGATTGGGTGGGCCTGATGGACGCCCTGCCTGTGCTGGGAACGGAGGCGCTGGAGACGGGCCGCAGCCTAGCCGATGTGCCGGGCGCGTGGCTGGCCTTGCCGAGGGGCCAAACAGACGCGCCGCCGCTGCATCAGCGCGTGTTGCCAGACGTATCGCTACTGCTGGGTGGCCCGCTGGCCGATACGTTGGGACTGGCGGTGGCGTTCGACTTGGCGGCAGACTACGCGGGACGAAGCGGCAGACCTTGGGAAGAGGGCAATCGCGTTGCTCACCCACCCCCTCCCAGCCTCCCCCCTCAAGGGTGA
- a CDS encoding metallophosphoesterase, which produces MRVSDLPPSSTVPNSSRRRFLRGLLGSGAAVGLLGGATVAQSYRHGVTRHTRPLPGLQAPLRVAFLTDLHYGLFIHENNVQGWIDATNAERPDLVLLGGDLMDYRTDGPPTPLLAQLARLRAPLGVYGVWGNHDYGSFGYYGNRHYGSKRSDWQARREELRVAFAAAGVTLLRNEGRTPRADLHIGGVDDLWHGQPDAAAALAEAGGRATLLVSHNPDLLPDLLAPVGLVLCGHTHGGQVRFPLLGAPMVPSRYGQKYAMGWVTGAHATPAYVSRGLGVSGLPVRNLCTPEITMLTLNPA; this is translated from the coding sequence GTGCGCGTGTCCGACCTCCCTCCATCATCCACCGTGCCCAACTCTTCCCGCCGCCGCTTCCTGCGTGGGCTGCTGGGCAGCGGCGCGGCGGTGGGGCTACTCGGCGGCGCAACGGTGGCCCAGAGTTACCGGCACGGCGTCACGCGCCACACACGCCCTTTGCCCGGACTGCAAGCGCCGCTGCGGGTGGCCTTCCTCACCGACCTGCATTACGGCCTGTTTATCCATGAAAACAACGTGCAGGGGTGGATAGACGCCACCAACGCCGAGCGCCCCGATCTGGTGCTGCTGGGCGGCGACCTGATGGATTACCGCACCGACGGCCCGCCCACGCCGCTGCTGGCGCAATTGGCACGGTTGCGTGCGCCGCTGGGCGTGTACGGCGTGTGGGGCAACCACGATTACGGCAGCTTCGGCTACTACGGCAACCGGCATTACGGCTCCAAGCGCTCCGATTGGCAGGCCCGGCGTGAGGAATTGCGGGTGGCGTTTGCGGCGGCGGGCGTGACCCTGCTGCGAAATGAGGGCCGCACCCCGCGTGCCGACCTGCACATTGGCGGCGTAGACGACCTGTGGCACGGCCAGCCCGACGCGGCGGCAGCTTTGGCCGAAGCGGGGGGCCGCGCCACGTTGTTGGTCAGCCACAATCCCGACCTGTTGCCCGATTTGCTCGCTCCGGTGGGCTTGGTGCTGTGCGGCCACACGCACGGCGGACAGGTGCGGTTCCCGCTGCTGGGGGCACCCATGGTGCCCAGTCGCTACGGCCAAAAGTACGCGATGGGCTGGGTCACGGGGGCGCACGCTACACCTGCTTACGTCAGCCGGGGCTTAGGCGTCAGCGGGCTGCCAGTTCGCAACCTGTGTACGCCAGAAATCACGATGCTGACGCTGAATCCGGCGTAG